A window of Calypte anna isolate BGI_N300 chromosome 5A, bCalAnn1_v1.p, whole genome shotgun sequence genomic DNA:
TGCATGGCCTTCACTGTTGTAgtgatgtttccttttttcatgtctgtgtCATGCTGTGACCATGGTACTTTGTGTTCCCATCAGACCGGGTGGAGGTTTTCTAcgggagcagagctgtggggtATACCTGGCCCCTTCCCTCTCACAGCTGTGACACAAGCCCTTGGGTCCAAATTGAGTTAGCTGATGGACGCAGACTCCAGACCAAACTCCTGGTAActagattttttatttctgttgatcAGGCATCATCTCTCACCCAAGTCCTTTCCACTGGATTTGGTTCTGATTCCGTGTGTACTGCTCCACCCACGTGGAGGGCTTGAGTGAGGTGAGTGGCTGAACTCAGAGATAGTGTGGGACTTGGTGCATAAGCTGTTCTGTACCTGATTTAGCAAGAAGACTGTGCTAAATTGGACAAGAGCAGAGGGGGtccccttttctgctttttggggaaactttttttctgaataaataagAAATGTGTGCATGCAGACTGAGGCTTGTAGACTGGAATATTGGctttcttcagagctgctggaaaagtTATTTTGTATCTCTTTGTTTTGCAGATTGGTGCAGATGGTCATAACTCTGTAGTCCGGAAGGAAGCTGACATTAGGAACATTGAACATTGGTATGACCAGTCAGCTGTGGTGGCAACTCTTCATTTGTCTGAGGTGAAATTCTGGTAACTGACTCTCTTCATAAGCAGCAGAACAGCATAAGCAGTTGATCCAGGTCACTAGTTCATAGCTGTCCAATTGCTTCTTTCCACTGCAGGCCACAGACAATAACGTAGCATGGCAGAGGTTTCTTCCCACCGGGCCAATTGCACTTCTTCCAGTAAGATGAATCatggtgtttttgttgtttcttttttccctatttttagTCTTTTAGTCTGTTCTTTTCTAGTAACCTTATTtctatctgtatttttctgtgtctggTTTTGTCTCTTAAGAATTTGTCCATCTGCCCTTAATTTTCTGTTACTGCATTTGTTGTCCCCACCTGCCCTATCATTTTATCCCTGGTATTTTCCACTTGTAGCATGTTGGGCTGGAAGAGTAGTGTGCAGAGGGATGGGTGTGAGGCAGGGCAGTGGGGAAATCTTGGCAAAaatagttttgggttttttttatgcttaCGCTTAACATTCTCTCGAACTAGCTGTCTGACACTGCCAGCTCTCTGGTCTGGTCTACGTCTCATGAACATGCATCAGAACTTCTTGCTATGGATGAGGAAAGCTTTGTGGATAGCATCAACTCTGCTTTTGTGAGTATCAGCCTTGTGGCATGTATGAGGCTGACTTTGTTGTAATCACCGGAAATACGGTGGAACCCTACAGCTTAAAGGGAAGTCCAGGGACACCTATATTCTCCTCTGTAGAGGATTAtataaaaaaggcatttagCAAAGAAAGGACTGAGTTAGAATAGTTCTGAAAGTCAGAGAATTTGAGCTAAATTTCCAAAACATAGGAAGGGCAGATTCATCCTAGTTGGAAACTGGTATGTCCTAAAACAATGTAGTTTCTTCTACTGAATAGTTTTATCAAAGTGCTTAGAATTCAATATTTGATGCcaattcagattttttcaaCTGGATTATTTTATGTctgtttgtttatatttaaagatttgttttttcagtggaGCAACGTAAACCACTCTGACTTCATTGATGCTGCTGGAGCCATGTTCCGATCTGCTATTTCACTCCTGAAACCTTCAGGGACTGCAGCCCGTCAGCTGCCCCCAAGTGTTGCTCAGGTAGATCCAGGGAGCCGAGCCATGTTCCCTCTTGGAATGGGGCATGCAACAGAGTATGTCCAAAACCGCCTGGCCCTTATCGGGTAAGGGTCCCAGTGGTAGCTCTCGTGTGAGTGTATGTGGTTAGAAATGGCATGACAATAGTGACTCCCAGTTAACAAATTAGATGGttagaaataatttatagtTTCAGCTTGACTTTATCCAGGCCCAGTTTGTACCATGTGCTCCTGTGAAAACAGAAGTCCTTTTGTATAAGTAGCTCTTTGTCCATTGTGTCTCCTTTCTATGTAAATTGcgagaaaattatttccctttcctgGTTTGTGTAGTCCAGTATCTCATCCTGGACTGGTACTTCCCCAAACACTGTCTCAGCCATTCGGTGTATCACTTTGAGTTTTAAACTCGCCTTTCTTGAACACAAAtgacaaaacttaaaaattattcctgatGGGATGTCACAGGCTTTTGTACAGTGATCTGTAGAAACAGGAAAATACCTCTCGTCTACATTCCAAGGttgcctctgcttttctctacCACAGCTGCAGTAGCTGGTTGCTTATAGTAGTTCTTGGATGCCCTCTTACACTTCAGATACTTTTCATCTTTCCAATTTGTATGCCACTCTGTGCTTTATAGCTTGATAATGTGCATGATCTTACATTTCATACCCAAacttcatttaatttctcttaagACTCCCTTGTTGATATGTCTGGATGTGCCCTTCATAGTTAAGTCTGCTCATAAAATAacccaattttatttttgttcaatGATATCTCACTTTtcatttgtattctttgtttcTGTCTATGTTTGTGAAATGTGTGAGTGATACACCTCCTGTTGAGCTGAGGTCACTGTAAAAACACCAAGGCCTGTTCCACATGTGGTCTGAGAGAGGACTTGAGATAGTCACCTCTTTCATAATCTTTCCTCTCAGAACTGCTTTTAGTTATCTCCCCTTTGTCTGGCTTCTTACAACTGGAGGAGCAGTTAGGTAGCTCAGTGCAGCATGCAAAGGAGGTACTGGCTAAAGCATGTATGCTGCTGTAAGGTGGTGTTCACTGCAAAGAGGTGAGGAGTGCTGCACCAATCCCTTCTGGGGTTGTCAGCCATTATGGCTTTCCTCAAGAAGCAATATCaatttctgtcttctcttgCTCCAGGGATGCAGCACACAGAGTCCACCCGCTTGCAGGACAAGGTGTAAACCTGGGCTTTGGTGATATTGCATGCTTAGTTCATCACCTTGGTGCAGCAGCCTTCAATGGGAGTGATCTGGGTAAGGATCCAAGACAGGAAAGTGGCAATGAGATGATGAATCTTGCAGGCCTTTGATGCTAACATCAAGACAAGCTTTACCTCTGCTGCAGGCTAAGTGTGCTGCTGTCGTATGCTGGAAAGGCACAACCATATTTGAAGCAAAACTGGCCTGACACCCACTAACTGTGGAGCAGTTAAAGGTTCCTGGGTGCAGTTTCTGTCTCACAAATCTCAAAgctcctttaaaaaagaaataacatttctgtAGGATGGTCATTAAAGAGGTGGTGAGATGAAGCCCATTAGCTGACGGGGGGGATGGACATTTATTAAGACGGACCATTcctctttttgtgttttcagttgtCTGTGGAGATTGCTATATAGGTACAAGTGTTCGAAGCAAAGTTTTATAGGAGCACTCCATTATCTTTTCCAGGCTCCTTAAAACATCTCCTAAAGTTTGAGACAGAACGTCAGAGGCACAATGTCTCCTTAATAGCTGCTATTGATCTGCTAAAGAGGCTTTACTCCACAAGGCTGACTCCCTTGGTGTTGCTGAGGACATGGGGATTACAAGCAACAAATGCTCTGCCTCCTGTCAAGGTAAGAATATCACTTCAGTCAGAGCCATAGGAAGAGTCCAGAACTATTCTTGACACATACACAAGAtgtgaagacttttttttttta
This region includes:
- the COQ6 gene encoding ubiquinone biosynthesis monooxygenase COQ6, mitochondrial, which codes for MAAVCGKRLLAPLCGRLRAGPRAPFRSVAAAAPLYDVVVSGGGMVGSAMAAVLGHNIHFHDKKIALLEAGPRKDYDRMPDSYSNRVSSISPGSAALLSSFGAWDHVCNLRLKPFRRMQVWDACSEAMIVFEKDDLGDMGYIVENDVIMSALTKQLDAVADRVEVFYGSRAVGYTWPLPSHSCDTSPWVQIELADGRRLQTKLLIGADGHNSVVRKEADIRNIEHWYDQSAVVATLHLSEATDNNVAWQRFLPTGPIALLPLSDTASSLVWSTSHEHASELLAMDEESFVDSINSAFWSNVNHSDFIDAAGAMFRSAISLLKPSGTAARQLPPSVAQVDPGSRAMFPLGMGHATEYVQNRLALIGDAAHRVHPLAGQGVNLGFGDIACLVHHLGAAAFNGSDLGSLKHLLKFETERQRHNVSLIAAIDLLKRLYSTRLTPLVLLRTWGLQATNALPPVKEQIMAFASK